agcTCTAACTATAATAAAACTATTTCCCCACATTCCATACATGCATTAGGAGGGTTTCTTCTACatgttttcagtaatttttagtGGTCCTATTTATAATAGATTTTCAAACATTCACCACATTCATAATATTTTCCCCTATATATATTCTCTTATTTAGTTTGGAATATGACTTATGGTAAAAGATTTgtcacattctttacattcataggggTCATGTCCTGTGTGACTTCTCCATAGTATTTTGAGGTGAATGAATCACTAGAGAAAGATTTCTCTCATTGCTGTAAGAGTCCTTCCCCTGTAATTTTGGATGTGCAGTGAGAACTGATTTCTTAGAGGTTTTTCCCACACTCaatacattcatagggtttcccCCTGTGTGTCTTCTCTGATGTACTTTCAGGCCTGAGTTGCAACTGAAGGTTTTCCCACAATgattacattcatagggtttctcccctgtgtgtgtTCTCCTATGTTTAGTAAGATCTGACTTATGATAGAAGGACCTTCCACATTCAGTACACTTATAAGGCTTTTCCCCTGTGTGTATTCTCTGATGTACAGTGAGGACTGACTTCTCAGAGAATGCTTTCCCACACTCATTACATCCATAGGGCTTCTCccctgtgtgagttctctgatgtgaTCTGAGGACTGAATTGCAAGTGAAGGTTTTCTCACACTGACTACAGTGATAAGCTTTCTCCCCTCTGTGTGTTCTCTTATGTACTGTATAGTCTGACTTATAATAGAAAATTTTCCCACATTTCTTACATACATAGGGTTTCACCCTTGTGTGAATTTTCTGGTGTACAGTAAGGTATGAATTTCTAGAGAAGAATTTCCCACACTCcttacattcatatggtttctcaCCTGTGTGAGTTCTGTGGTGTTTAGTGAGGTCTGATTTATTGTAGAAggtttttccacattcattacactTATAAGGTTTTTCTCCTGTGTGGATTCTCTGATGCACTGTGAGGACTGATTTCTCAGAGAAAGATTTCCCACActcattacattcatagggtttctcctttgtgtgaattctctgatgtacTTTTAGGCCTGAGTTGCGACTAAAGGTTTTCCCACATTGAATACATGCATAGGGTTTTCCTCCTATGTGAGTTTTCTGATGTTTATTGACATCTGACTTGTGACAGAAGGTTTTGCCACATACCTTACACTCATAGGGTTTCTCgcctgtgtgagttctctgatgtatTGTAAGGtatgaattcctagaaaaaaatttccCACATTGATTACACTCAAAAGGTTTCTCACCTGTGTGTATTTTCTGATGTATTGTGAGGACTGAGTTGCTTatgaaggttttcccacattgattacattcatagggtttctcccctgtgtgaaTTCTCTGGTGTACTGTGAGATAAGACTTATGGTAGAAGCTTTTTctacattccttacattcatagggtttctctcctgtgtgagttctctgatgtatTATGAGGTGTGAATTCCTAGagaaggatttcccacattcattacatctatagggtttctctcctgtgtggacTCTCTGATGTAAAGTGAGGAGGGATTTCCTAGAGAAGCATTTCCCACATGcattacattcaaagggtttctctcctgtatgtaTTCTCTGATGTTTGGTGAGTTTTGACTTTTCGCAGAatgcttttccacattcattacattcatagaCTTTGTCTTGTGCATGTGTTCTCTGAGTTACATTAAGAATTGACTTCTCCCAGAGAGGTTCCCTCAAGTTGTTACATTCaaatgttctctctcctctgtcagGAAAGTTTGATCTCCTGCTGAAATTACCCACTCTTTCAATACAATCATAACCTTTCACCTTCAAATGAGCTCTATGTTTCAAGAGACATGACTTCTCAAAGGTTTTCCCATATTCATTAAActcataaagattttctcttttttctgttatcTTATGGACCATGTCAGTTGAACAATTACAGAATGTTTTATCACATTCCTTATGTTCGCAAGGACTCTCTCCTATGTGAGCTTGTTTATAGGTGATGACAACTGCTTTCTCATGGAAATCTTTCCCACTTTCCTTATATTCAAAAGATTGCTCTACGTTTTTACTTTTCTGACATGGAAAGAAGTCTTCATTTTGACTGAGGTATTTCTGATTTTGAATGAATTCAAAAGGTGTCTCTCCCATATGAGTTTTTTCACGGTTAATATGAAGGAACAATTTCCCAAATGCACTGAGGTCATCAGGcttctttcttaaataatttttcttattaataattaattctGAAATGTGTCTCAAACTCATACCACATAAATCACATTTACTGGGTATTTTTATGGAAGTAACTAGGTCTGtgctaaaattaaacatatttccTAATACATTACCTCTCACTATAGtcagtgttttgttgttgagaaatGGAGCTTGCCAGAAATGTCTGTCCTGGATTTTGTGACTCTGTTCCAGTTGGTTATCAACTTTGCAGACttctagaaaggagaaaaataatcataagTTAAGAATCATATTATAATTATGATGAaattacacatatatacaaatgcCCTTTTATATAGTTGatttagtttcttaaaataagaaaaatccacCATGTTCACTTCCCCCATTCTTTTgacttagaaaaaaacaaacaaaacctgataAGAGTGAAAAAAGGTGACAGAAACTCAGAACACACACATCTACATTTGGTAACTTACAAATATTTACCTCAAGACTTAATATAGAggttacaaataaaaacaaagcacaatgaatacagtaaaacagattttgaaggaggaaaaaaacccagctgATCCAGTGATATGAAAGACAGAACTAAAGAGACAACAAGATTTGTAGTTATGAGAGCCCTGGAAAAATATCAGAGGAATGATTCAATTTTTTGAAGGAAGCAGCTCAGACTTTACATAATTTTCTCCTTATACTTACATTATTGCAGCTAAATTCTATGATTTACATTTCCAGTTTCATTCTCCTCTtctaaaaatcacttttattttttattatgtattgtttattttgtatagtgttaatatcaaattaaatttctgaaaCCACCAATTTTTCATGCCTAAGGAGTCCTGTAGCCTAGTTTCTAACTCTCCCTCTACTCATGTGACTTACAAAGAATACAAATGTCTACCAGGAAAtgtaaaatcaaagagaaaagaaagaagattgcaATAGGACCAGATCTGTTAGTTGTTTTTAGTTGTGGTACATTCAGCTTATTCTCTCAGAGATTGTTCAAAAGTGAACCTATTCTACCACCAGATGCTaacttttcctcattttaaactTGCTTTGACACAAtattaatactttttttcttttacactcATATTTCCacttttctgggttttcttgATATTTAAAACCATGGAAGACCTGACCTAAAACAGTCATTGATACTTATATTTGTTTACCCTAAGAATTCTCAGGAATAATTCATGTTGTTATCTTCCTGCTCAGCATATAGACTACAACACCACCAACTGTGTTAGAAAATCTGTCCAGAAACCACTGTTTCCAAGCACCATTAGACAAAACAGACCAAAGTTACAATTCTGGGGAAAAGACGACTTTATGCCAACTACATTCATACTCAGTGTCAAAGCTGTTATCACTCCACAAGTCCACAATAAGTGTCTTTCTTTCTAGACATGCCAGACCATAAACTTGCCATAAAATTGTTCAAGTTCAAGCAAGAATTTCACTCAGCTGGCTGACATTACCATTTTAGCTTTCTCAGAACTCATGCATTCTTCAGGGAAATGACAttgtctcatttcttcttccaaatAAGTCTTCACAAACATCTCTAGAATTTCCAGTTCTATttacattgaaatttaaaattacattctaCACATCTCATTCTATCTCAACAttagataacagtcctttgtATCATAAACATTCCCTGTCaactacagaaatttaaaatacttcagtttctttttcctacttCCAACTACAACCTATGGCCTTACAAGTGTTTATCTCTGATTTCCTTTGAATACCTCACAGTGGCTATGAAATTAATGCTCCTTAACAAGTAGtatgttttttcaaaatacaaaccTCAagttttatatatacttataattgAATAAGAAGCTAGAGGTTTACAACCCAACATGTGCATTTAAAAGTTAATTCCTTGGAAGCGACGTCAGCGTCATGGTGAATGAGCTTGCCCAGCACTctttcccctccaacatacaacaaaaagaagcattcaaatttcaacaaaaaatatcctaatagcacatgaatcctcagagacccacagcagccaaatgacagagggcggagaggctggagcccccctcagaggagctggaatggggtaagagagaacttcgcttccccccctccccaaagacTGGGATGCTCCTGCAGGaagctctgtgagggaaggagtgggggaggggctgtacATCCCCAGGATCACCCAGGAACCCCTAGGGTCCTTGCAGCCCAGACAGAAGCCCCctaatggggcaaaagctttcacatGTGGTGACCTCGTCAAGCCAAGACCCCacgagagcagatagtgagagctgatcaAGAAACCAGGGTCTGCAGACAAGAGAAAGtgtaccccctcccccaacatgcACTGTGCCggccatcttggctgaaggtggaggtctcagaatacatggctctccacctccatctagtggcaacacgccgtaactgcaaccgaataatatcaaTGGACAAGACCAGTAGTTCCAGCATCTGTCCATATTCCAGCATCTGtcaattcatcaaatctccagaccagagggaaagcaagcacccagaattatgtcctgagaattcagaaataagtaaactaaacaacaatgaattcagaatagctattgtcaaaaaactcaatgaggtaaaggaaaatatagagaaacaagtcaacgagttctggagttacttcacaaaagagattgaaagtataaagaagaatcaatcagaaatactagagatgaaaaatacaatggaagaaataaaacataatatggattccctgaatgcctgtgtggacgccatagaggagaaaatcagcataatcgaagatagacaggttgaatggttccagacagaggaagagagagaattaagactaaaaatgaatgaagaaaatctccaagaaatagccgactcaatgaggaaatgcaatataagaataATTGGTATCCCGGAgggcaaagaaaaggagaatggagcagaaagcatgctcaaagaaataatagcagagaacttcccaaatctagagaatgagagagaaacgTGTGTAGAAGAAGCTTTCAggtctcctagatatgtcaatgtaaaaagacctactgcaaggcatacagtagtaacactggcaaaagtgaatgacaaagaaagaatactcagggcagcaaggcagaagaaaataacctacaaaggaacccctatcagattttcagcagatttctctgcagaaaccttagaAGCTAGGaaagattggaatgacatattcaaaactttaaaagataacaaccttcagccaagaatactctatccagcaaaaatatccttcatatatgagggagaaattaaatcttttccagacaaacaaaagctaagggactttgtagccacgagactccccctacaagaaatcctaaaGGAGGCCCTCacacctaaaaaaagaaaaaaaaggagaaaggggtcacaaaacacagagtaaggagacaaatagaatcagaatagaacagcaaatatacaactatagcattagggtaaagggaaggaaaacaccaaaaacaaagacaattttagcacactaaccacaaactcacaacacaagttggaatgagagatgacaataataacttaggaggggaggaggaaagggactgaatcagtttaggctaaggaaataagaggccaccagaaagtgaactatgttatacatgagattctgaatacaaacttcagggtagccactaaacttaaaaacagaacagagacacaaaaataaataaggaaataagaaactgcagaagtcaatgggtaggccaaaacacagaggactcttacaatctcccaaagctaagtcaagaagaagcagacagtctgaacagaccaatcacaaggaaagagattgaaacagtaatcaaaagcatcccaaagaataaaaccccaggacgagacggctttcctggggaattctaccaaagttTCAAACTGGATTTcatacctatacttttcaagctagTCCAAAAAactagggaggatggaacacttcctaacacattctacaaggccaacatcacgctgataccaaagcctgacaaggacagcatgaaaaaggagaactacaggccaatattgctgatgaacatagatgcaaaaattctcaacaagatTTTGGCAacttgaattcagcaatacatcaaaaggatcataaatcatgatcaagtgggattcataccagtgacacagggatggttcaacatccacaagtcaatcaatgtgatacaccacatcaacaaattgaggaataaaaaccacatcattatctcaatagatccagggaaagcatttgacaagatccgacagccatttatgataaaaactctgaacaaaatggggatagaaggaaattacctcaacataataaaggccatatatgacaaacccaaagccaacatcatactcaacgggcaaaaactgagcatcatccccctgaaaacatgaacaagacaaggatgccctctatcaccactcttattcaacagagtgttggaggttttggccagagcaattaggcaagaggaaggaatgaaaggaatgcaaatagggagggaagaagtcaaactctcactgtttgcagatggcatgatcttatatataaaaccccaaagaatccactggaaaacttttagaaatagtcaacaactgaagcaaagttgcaggatataaaaatcaacttacagaaatcagtagcatttaggaaaaaatatttgcaagtcatatatccgacaaagagttaatctccataatatataaaaaattcacacagctcaacaacaaaaaatcaaacaacccgatcaaaatatgggcaggagacatgaatagacatttctccaaagaagatatacggatggccaataggcacatgaaaagatgttcatcatcactgatcatcagggaaatgcaaatcaaaactacactaagatatcaccttgcacccattagaatggcaaaaataaccaaaacaaaaagtaacaagtgttggagaggttgtggagaaaaaggaaccctcatacactgctggtgggaatgcaaactggtgcagccactatggaaaacagtacggagatttctcaaaaaattaaaaatagaaataccatatgacccagccatcccactactgggtatctatccaaagaacttgaaatcagcaattccaaaagtcccatgcacccctatgttcattgcaacattattcacaatagccaagatgtggaaacaatctaagtgcccatcaactgatgattggataaagaagatatggtatatatatacaagggaatactactcagccataaaaaagaataaaatcatcccattcacaacaacatggatggaccttgagggaattaatgttaagtgaaataagccagatagaaggacaatctctgtatgactccacttatatgaggaatttaaacatgtagacaaagagaacagattagtggctaccaggggaaagggggggtgggggcaggcacaaagggtgaagggtgcacctacaacacgaatgacaaacaataatgtaaaactgaaatttcacaagattgtaaactatcataaactcaataaaaattaacataaaaaaattcaattccttgtagaattttctgaatgaataaacataaagGCTCTCTCATTCATCAAGAGTCACAGTTAATTATGTAATGATCCAACATCCATTATATGTTACACAGCAAAGCAAGATATGCTCTCTTTGGAGAAAGCATAATTCAAATAACATCTGGAACTTTGAATTTAAACTTAGAAATGtgctcaaaaataataatgatgatgataacaatagGAAGAATAGCAAATCATCATCATGAGCTAGGCACTGTTCCATGTACTTTTCACATATGAATTTACAAGAATCAAGTACCTAGGAATCCAATGTAAAGTTGTAGGGAAGGAAAGCACATGTATGAGTGATACTTAGGAAGGGGGATTAAATGGGAATTTAGTACCAGTTTTTGTGCCACAGAGATGAGAGGTAGCCACACTTAAGGGTCATTAAGGGAGAAAACCTTAAATTTCAcctattacatattttaaaaatataagtcacATTACtaaccttggagaaggtctttttacactgatgtaGTTAGGAGAGCTaatggcttttttcactcatatttccagctccttccccaggttttggaagttctcagctattatttctttgaacaagctttctgctccattctccttctcttctccctctggaatacctatgaGCCTTAGGTTCCATTTCCTAATTGATTTGGATAtctcaaataatttcttcatttctttttagttttagttctctctcctctgccatctgaagcatttctatattcctatcctctaaattgctaattttatcctccatgatatcagctctgttatttaaggactccagatttttctttatctcattcattgtgttttcaCCTCCAACATTTCCGACTGATTTTTTGTTATAgttccaatctcttttgtgaagaattccctctgtattaattttgttcctgatttcactTAAGTGTCTGAGTTCTCTTGTAAGTTGTTGAGTTTTTTactgatagctgttttgaattctctgtcatttagattgtagatttctgtgccttcaggattgatttctggatgtttgtctttttccttctggtctagaACATTAACAacttcttcatactatttgatagGGTGGATGtgtgcctttgcatagtgatagtatcttgTCGCAGATTTCACCTGCCATCATTGTGgggggtgtgggggcaggagctatgtattctgagcccaccatgatCTCTGTCAGCTGTGCCcatccaaacctgggccactcTTTGAGACTGCAGCAgccctgtgggctctcccaccaacTAGGAAAGTGATCACggaggggctcagggctgctgccgcctgctcccacagtcccaccAAGATACACTCCCCTCTTCGAGTCCACAGTAGTACTATGGGTATCTGAGACAGCCAGGAACTTGTTCGCCTGGGCATGCAGATCTGCTGCCATCTGCTCTTAGGTCACACCAGCTGATGCACATAGTAGGATGGGCTTCTCCACTGGATCCAAACCTGAGCCACTTGCTGGGACCATGGTGGGGCTGTGGGCTCTTCCACTGGACAAGAAAGTGATCATTCAGGGGCTCAAGACTGCTTCCACTTGTTCCCATGGTCCTGCCAAGACACGCTCCCCTCTTCTGGGCCACAATGGTACTATGGGCATTCACAGCACCCTGGAACTCTTTTGCCCAGGTGCACAGACCTGCCACCATCTCCTCCTAGGTCACACCACCCATTGTGCTTGGTGGgcggggcctccccactgggcctGAGCCTGGGCTGCTCCCTGGGGACCACAGCGGCACTGTGGCCTCTCCCACCAGACAGCAAAGCAATCACCTGGGGATTCATGGCTGCCATCATCTGTTTCCACAGTTGTGCTGATGCACATTCCCACCCTCGGGACCACAGAGGTGCTATGGTTGTTCTAGCTGGGAGAGCAGTTGCACatgtgcacagggctgctggggggcTGGAGAGTGCTCATCTATctcaccacctccccaggggTAGTGCATCCACCTTCTGACATATAGCTACATGGGTCTATCAGGcatcctgatgtgctgtgtgggtatcctccactgatcaatgaatgcccatttagttgtagtttgaagagagagagacaaagcgaacagctcaccccaccatgttgctgatgtcgctttttgggtttttttacacACATATTTTATTGAACTTTGTAAGTGAGAATCCTAATGCCCTGAATTGGGggtacttttttccttaaaagaggaCTCGTTTTCTTTTGCTTATAGCAAGCTACTAATCTGAGATGGATTTAGCCAACAATCTGGATACCGTTATGTGGGGTATAGGGAAGAAAGAGTAAAAGATGAACACTCTATCCCTAGGGGAGGAGCACAGAACCATCTTGGGCCTAGAAGCCTTTACTGATATAAAGTAGATGTCTCTTaccactcaagaagaggcaggcACACTGAGAAAGCCCTACTGCTGAGGCCCAGGCACATACCTCAGAATGAGGATGGATCAGAACAACAAAGAACATCCCTGCCACCACCACAAGTGAAGCACGGAGTAACAAGTAGCAGAAGTCTGCTGCAGGAGAAGGAGCAAGGGCAGGAGATAAACCTTTTGTGACACAGGCTTGGAAAGATAACTAACAGCTGAAAATGGAGCACAAACATCGAGAAAATTCTCCTGATACAAAAGATCCAAGAATTATGGAATAACATCAGACAGAGCCACAGATAATTAACTGGAGTCCAaacggggggagggggaggagatgaAAGACATCAAAGCACAGAGTTGAGAAGTGAAGAgaacaacaagaaagaaaaatcaaagggaaaaaaaaagcttaacCTAGAAACATCAAAGCCAAACAGCTAAAAACCacagataaaaaaaattctttaaggcAGCTAGAGAAAACAGAACATTAAATACAGTGGGACAacgatttaaaaattaaaggaggaaGTAAGTACttaagccagaagacaatggagtgaCATCCTTAAAGGACGGACAGAAAAAAGTGTCAATCCAGAATTCTACAcccaaagaaaacatctttcactagtgaagatgaaataaatgcTTCTGaggacaaataaaagctgagagaattcactGCCAACAGAGCTGtgttacaagaaatactaaaggaagcaTTAGAAGGAGTAAGATACACAAAGAAATACAGtcgtgttgcttaatgatggtgatacattctgagaaatgcacggtaggtgattttgtcgttatacaaacatcatagaatatatttacataaacctAAGAGTACAGCCTAGGTATAGGGTAccaatcttacgggaccactatCGTACACGcgattgactgaaatgttatgtgaCACACGACCGTAAGGAGTACTGAAAAcggttacaaaaaaaaaaaaagacggtaAAATGAAGACTTTGTAATAACTTTACAAGACGATtgtctaaagcaaaaatattaataatgcatTACGAGGTTTCTAAGTAAAAATGTTTGACTACAATATCACAGAGTGGGAGAGAGGAATAGAAGTATACTCTTATAAGATTGTAAGGCTACATGTAAAATAGTATAATGTCATTTGAATTAGACTGTGATAAGCTGAAGACGTATAATGTGTACTTGACAGAGATTGCATTGCCCAAGTGGCTGAACTGGACCCATGGAGGCTCTGGCTTCCCCAGTAGCAGTCTGATGCAATAGGGCACCCACttaaaacataaactaaaatgGAGGTGATACCAATAAGTAAATAGTagagataaagcaaaataaaaattctccactaatcaaaaagagataaaaagaagaaaaaagggaaaaaaagaacagataggACAAATAGGAAACAAgcagcaaaataataaatttgagtccaaacatacaaaaattatgttaaatttaagTGATTGAAATATTCCAATTAACAAGTAGAGGTTTTCACATTAGACAAAAAAGACCCAACCAAGTGTTATCTGTAAGaattccactttaaatataaataggttaaaactaaaaagatggaaaaagatataccatgaaaacattcattaaaagaaagctggagtagctatattatcaaagtagacttcagaacaaagagTACTACCAGGTACAGAGAGAGACATTACATAATCATAAACGGGTCagttcatcaagaggacataaagATCCCAATATATGTGCACTTAACAATTCttcaaaattcataaagcaaaaaccAATAGAACTGAAAGGA
The DNA window shown above is from Equus quagga isolate Etosha38 chromosome 2, UCLA_HA_Equagga_1.0, whole genome shotgun sequence and carries:
- the LOC124235685 gene encoding zinc finger protein 33B-like isoform X5, yielding MLENYSHLVSVGYCIPKPEVIFKLERGEQLWILEEESSSQSHPEVCKVDNQLEQSHKIQDRHFWQAPFLNNKTLTIVRGNVLGNMFNFSTDLVTSIKIPSKCDLCGMSLRHISELIINKKNYLRKKPDDLSAFGKLFLHINREKTHMGETPFEFIQNQKYLSQNEDFFPCQKSKNVEQSFEYKESGKDFHEKAVVITYKQAHIGESPCEHKECDKTFCNCSTDMVHKITEKRENLYEFNEYGKTFEKSCLLKHRAHLKVKGYDCIERVGNFSRRSNFPDRGERTFECNNLREPLWEKSILNVTQRTHAQDKVYECNECGKAFCEKSKLTKHQRIHTGEKPFECNACGKCFSRKSLLTLHQRVHTGEKPYRCNECGKSFSRNSHLIIHQRTHTGEKPYECKECRKSFYHKSYLTVHQRIHTGEKPYECNQCGKTFISNSVLTIHQKIHTGEKPFECNQCGKFFSRNSYLTIHQRTHTGEKPYECKVCGKTFCHKSDVNKHQKTHIGGKPYACIQCGKTFSRNSGLKVHQRIHTKEKPYECNECGKSFSEKSVLTVHQRIHTGEKPYKCNECGKTFYNKSDLTKHHRTHTGEKPYECKECGKFFSRNSYLTVHQKIHTRVKPYVCKKCGKIFYYKSDYTVHKRTHRGEKAYHCSQCEKTFTCNSVLRSHQRTHTGEKPYGCNECGKAFSEKSVLTVHQRIHTGEKPYKCTECGRSFYHKSDLTKHRRTHTGEKPYECNHCGKTFSCNSGLKVHQRRHTGGNPMNVLSVGKTSKKSVLTAHPKLQGKDSYSNERNLSLVIHSPQNTMEKSHRT
- the LOC124235685 gene encoding zinc finger protein 33B-like isoform X3 — protein: MPGAVPSEISTFFQDQQNMKKSSGSLSIEDVTVGFTQEEWQHLDPAQRTLYRDVMLENYSHLVSVGYCIPKPEVIFKLERGEQLWILEEESSSQSHPEVCKVDNQLEQSHKIQDRHFWQAPFLNNKTLTIVRGNVLGNMFNFSTDLVTSIKIPSKCDLCGMSLRHISELIINKKNYLRKKPDDLSAFGKLFLHINREKTHMGETPFEFIQNQKYLSQNEDFFPCQKSKNVEQSFEYKESGKDFHEKAVVITYKQAHIGESPCEHKECDKTFCNCSTDMVHKITEKRENLYEFNEYGKTFEKSCLLKHRAHLKVKGYDCIERVGNFSRRSNFPDRGERTFECNNLREPLWEKSILNVTQRTHAQDKVYECNECGKAFCEKSKLTKHQRIHTGEKPFECNACGKCFSRKSLLTLHQRVHTGEKPYRCNECGKSFSRNSHLIIHQRTHTGEKPYECKECRKSFYHKSYLTVHQRIHTGEKPYECNQCGKTFISNSVLTIHQKIHTGEKPFECNQCGKFFSRNSYLTIHQRTHTGEKPYECKVCGKTFCHKSDVNKHQKTHIGGKPYACIQCGKTFSRNSGLKVHQRIHTKEKPYECNECGKSFSEKSVLTVHQRIHTGEKPYKCNECGKTFYNKSDLTKHHRTHTGEKPYECKECGKFFSRNSYLTVHQKIHTRVKPYVCKKCGKIFYYKSDYTVHKRTHRGEKAYHCSQCEKTFTCNSVLRSHQRTHTGEKPYGCNECGKAFSEKSVLTVHQRIHTGEKPYKCTECGRSFYHKSDLTKHRRTHTGEKPYECNHCGKTFSCNSGLKVHQRRHTGGNPMNVLSVGKTSKKSVLTAHPKLQGKDSYSNERNLSLVIHSPQNTMEKSHRT
- the LOC124235685 gene encoding zinc finger protein 33B-like isoform X2: MKKSSRQRPKYIFLTILQCQKDRDKQGKHHVMTEAEIGVMHLQAKECQGSLSIEDVTVGFTQEEWQHLDPAQRTLYRDVMLENYSHLVSVGYCIPKPEVIFKLERGEQLWILEEESSSQSHPEVCKVDNQLEQSHKIQDRHFWQAPFLNNKTLTIVRGNVLGNMFNFSTDLVTSIKIPSKCDLCGMSLRHISELIINKKNYLRKKPDDLSAFGKLFLHINREKTHMGETPFEFIQNQKYLSQNEDFFPCQKSKNVEQSFEYKESGKDFHEKAVVITYKQAHIGESPCEHKECDKTFCNCSTDMVHKITEKRENLYEFNEYGKTFEKSCLLKHRAHLKVKGYDCIERVGNFSRRSNFPDRGERTFECNNLREPLWEKSILNVTQRTHAQDKVYECNECGKAFCEKSKLTKHQRIHTGEKPFECNACGKCFSRKSLLTLHQRVHTGEKPYRCNECGKSFSRNSHLIIHQRTHTGEKPYECKECRKSFYHKSYLTVHQRIHTGEKPYECNQCGKTFISNSVLTIHQKIHTGEKPFECNQCGKFFSRNSYLTIHQRTHTGEKPYECKVCGKTFCHKSDVNKHQKTHIGGKPYACIQCGKTFSRNSGLKVHQRIHTKEKPYECNECGKSFSEKSVLTVHQRIHTGEKPYKCNECGKTFYNKSDLTKHHRTHTGEKPYECKECGKFFSRNSYLTVHQKIHTRVKPYVCKKCGKIFYYKSDYTVHKRTHRGEKAYHCSQCEKTFTCNSVLRSHQRTHTGEKPYGCNECGKAFSEKSVLTVHQRIHTGEKPYKCTECGRSFYHKSDLTKHRRTHTGEKPYECNHCGKTFSCNSGLKVHQRRHTGGNPMNVLSVGKTSKKSVLTAHPKLQGKDSYSNERNLSLVIHSPQNTMEKSHRT
- the LOC124235685 gene encoding zinc finger protein 33B-like isoform X1 gives rise to the protein MPGAVPSEISTFFQDQQNMKKSSRQRPKYIFLTILQCQKDRDKQGKHHVMTEAEIGVMHLQAKECQGSLSIEDVTVGFTQEEWQHLDPAQRTLYRDVMLENYSHLVSVGYCIPKPEVIFKLERGEQLWILEEESSSQSHPEVCKVDNQLEQSHKIQDRHFWQAPFLNNKTLTIVRGNVLGNMFNFSTDLVTSIKIPSKCDLCGMSLRHISELIINKKNYLRKKPDDLSAFGKLFLHINREKTHMGETPFEFIQNQKYLSQNEDFFPCQKSKNVEQSFEYKESGKDFHEKAVVITYKQAHIGESPCEHKECDKTFCNCSTDMVHKITEKRENLYEFNEYGKTFEKSCLLKHRAHLKVKGYDCIERVGNFSRRSNFPDRGERTFECNNLREPLWEKSILNVTQRTHAQDKVYECNECGKAFCEKSKLTKHQRIHTGEKPFECNACGKCFSRKSLLTLHQRVHTGEKPYRCNECGKSFSRNSHLIIHQRTHTGEKPYECKECRKSFYHKSYLTVHQRIHTGEKPYECNQCGKTFISNSVLTIHQKIHTGEKPFECNQCGKFFSRNSYLTIHQRTHTGEKPYECKVCGKTFCHKSDVNKHQKTHIGGKPYACIQCGKTFSRNSGLKVHQRIHTKEKPYECNECGKSFSEKSVLTVHQRIHTGEKPYKCNECGKTFYNKSDLTKHHRTHTGEKPYECKECGKFFSRNSYLTVHQKIHTRVKPYVCKKCGKIFYYKSDYTVHKRTHRGEKAYHCSQCEKTFTCNSVLRSHQRTHTGEKPYGCNECGKAFSEKSVLTVHQRIHTGEKPYKCTECGRSFYHKSDLTKHRRTHTGEKPYECNHCGKTFSCNSGLKVHQRRHTGGNPMNVLSVGKTSKKSVLTAHPKLQGKDSYSNERNLSLVIHSPQNTMEKSHRT